From the Burkholderia cenocepacia genome, the window TACTCGAACGCCCAGTACAAGGGTAACGACGGCCAGCCGTCGATCCACTTCAACGTGCTGGGTGCGCTGCTGCAGTACCGGGTCACGCCGGCGCTGTCGCTGGCGACGGGTTACACGTACGTATACGGTTCCGCGGCCACCCCCACGCAAGCAGCCGAAGGTCGCACGATGGCCTCGATCAACCAGGTGTCGCTGGGTGCGACGTACTCGCTGTCGAAGAGTACCGCGCTGTACGCGATGGGTGCCTACGTGCATGCCAAGGGCGCGCAGGCTTCGGCTGCCGACTTCGGCAACACCTCATCGGGCGGCAACCAGGTTCAGGTCAACATCGGCATGTTCCACGGCTTCTGATCGCCGACTCGCAAGCCGGGGGAGTGGCCGCACTACTCCGGCTTCGCGCCGCTCTCCCGACTCGCCATGCCTTCCATCCATTCCTCGAACGCGGACACCGCGGCATCGTCGGCGCGATCGGCGTTCGTCACCAGCATGTAGTCATCAGCGCGCCATACGGGCGATGCGATGGGACACACGAGGCGCCCCTCGGCGAGATCGCGCCCGATCAGCGGCAGCGATGCCAGCGCGACGCCCAGCCCCTCGATGGCGGCGCCAAGCTGAAGATTCACGTGATCGAATTCGACATGGCGCGCGACCCGCAGATCGGACGCGCCCGCTTCCTTCAACCAGTGCGACCACGCGGAGCGCGTCGTGGCCGAATGCAGCAGCGTGTGATGGCGCAGGTCGGCCACGCTCTGGATCGGATGCTGGCGCAGCAACGCGGGATTGCAGGCCGGCACCCGCAGGTCGGGCATCAACGGGCGCGAGACGACGCCCGCGCCTTGCTCGGGACCGGAGCGGACACCGATATCGAAAGCGTCGGCGACATAGCGCAGCTTGCGCGATGTCGTCGACACCCTGACGTCGATGTCGGGGTATCGCGAATGGAAATCGGCGAGCCGCGGCAGCAGCCAGCAAAACGCAAAGCTCATCGGCACGTTCACCCGCACGACGCCTGAGATCCGGTGCGTGAACGTGTCGTGGCGCAGCCGCACCACCGCGGTACCGAGGCGCTCGAACGCGTGGCTGACGTCATTCAGCAACGCCGCCCCTTCGTCGGTCAACGCGACACCGCGCGGACGACGGTCGAACAACGGCAGGCCGAACCAGTCCTCCAGCAACCTGATCTGCTTTCCGACGGCCCAGTGGGTGACATGCAGTTCGGCCGCGGCACCGGCGAAGCTACCGTGCCGCGCGACCGCATCGAACGCGCGCAGCGCATTGAGCGGGGGCAACTCGCCCCGGTGCTTCGCAACATCCCGGCTTTCGCTCATGACGTGACTTTTTCTCTCCATTGACGCGATTTTAGCTCAATTGAAATGGCGATCCCCTCAGCCCTAAAATCGACACATCGAGGCTGAAAGCGATACCACGAGCGGCTTCCATTCACCGCTCGCTCGGAGCGAATGACGATGCGCCTGCCGGTTTTTTCCCCTCCCGCCACGCGGGAAACCGCGCCACCCCGACGGCGCGTGCTGTGGCTATCGTGCATTGCACACGCCGTGCACGATGGTTATACGGACATGATCTACGCGTTGCTGCCCGTGTGGCAGTCGGAATTCGGGCTCGACTTCGCAGCCCTGGCCATCCTGCGCGGCGTCTATGCCGGCACGATGGCGACGCTGCAGTTGTCCGCCGGGCGTCTCGCGCAACGTCTGGGAAGCCGCGCGACGCTCGCACTCGGTACGCTGCTCGCCGCGCTCGGCTATGCGCTGGCGGGCATGTCGGGTGGCCTGCTCGGGTTGGGCGTCGCGCTGGCAATCTCGGGCGGCGGCTCCAGCACGCAACATCCGATCGCATCGGGCGCCGTCTCCCGCTTCTATGGGCGCGACGCGAGAGGCCCGCTGAGCATCTACAACTTTTCCGGCGATCTCGGGAAATCGGCGCTGCCGGCCGCCATTTCATTGCTCGTGACCATGATGCCGTGGCGTCATGCGCTATGGATCGTCGCCGGGCTGGGCTGCGTCGTGGCCGCCGTCATCGCGCTCTGGTTTCCCGCCGTGCCGCGCGGTGCGGCGAATACGACGGTGAAAGAGCACGCTCCCGGTCAACGCGGCGGCACGGGAAAAAGCGGATTCTCCGCGCTGTTCTCCATCGGCGTGCTCGATACGGCCGTACGCATGGGACTGCTTACCTTTCTGCCTTTTCTGCTCAAGGCAAAGGGTGTCTCGCCCCAACTGCTGGGAACGGCCCTCGCACTCGTTTTCATTGGCGGTGCGGCCGGCAAATTCATGTGCGGCTGGCTCGGCGCGCGCCTGGGTATGGTGAGGACGGTGCTGCTCACGGAGGGCGGGACGGCGGCGTGCATCATCGCGGTGATGTATCTCCCGTTGGCGCCGACCATGGTGCTGCTGCCGATTCTGGGTATGATGCTCAACGGCACTTCGTCGGTGCTGTACGGAACCGTCCCCGAGCTGTCCGCGCCCGAGCGCACCGAGCGCGCATTCGCGATTTTCTATACCGGAACGATCGCATCGGGCGCGCTATCGCCCGTTCTCTACGGTTTCCTGGGCGACCGGATCGGTGTGCACGGCGCCACCTACGCGACCGCGTTGACCGCCCTCGCGATTTTTCCGCTCGCCCTCGCACTGCGCCCGCATCTGGCGGATGACTCGACAGGAGGAACACCATGACGAAATCCGGCTACCCGTCCGTCGCGCTCGTCGGTCCGGGCGCAATCGGCACGACCGTCGCCGCGGCCCTTCACGAAGCCGGCCGCACGCCGGTGATCTGCGGCCGCTCCGCGCACGCGGAATTGAAATTGCGCTTCGAGGGCGGCGAGATCGTCGTGCCCGGGCCGGTCCTGACCGACCCGCAAGCGGTCAAGGAAACGGTCGATCTCGTGTTCGTTGCGGTCAAGTCGACGCAGACGGCGAGCGCGGCACCGTGGGTCGCCGCGCTATGCGACGCGAATACCGTCATCTGCGTGCTGCAAAACGGCGTCGAGCAAAAGGCCGCCTTCGCACCGTATGCGGCCGGCGCCGCGATCGTGCCGTCGGTCGTCTGGTTTCCGGCGCAACGCGAATCGGGCGCGTCGGTGTGGCTGCGGGCCAAGCCTCGCCTCACCCTGCCCGATACGCCGGCGAGCAACGTGGTGGTCTCGGCCTTGCGCGGCACGCGCTGCGCGCCCGAGGTGGCGGAGGATTTCATCTCGCTCGCATGGCGCAAGCTGTTGCAGAACGCCGTGGCCGGGCTCATGGTGCTGACCGGTCGTCGCGCCGGCATGTTCTCGCGAAGCGACATCACCGAGCTGTCGCTCGCCTACCTGAAGGAATGTCTCGCGGTCGCGCGCGCGGAGGGCGCGAAGCTCGGCGATGAAGTGCCTCAGGAGATCGTCGACGCATTCCATGGCTTTCCGCCGGACTTGGGTACGTCGATTCTTGCCGACCGGCAGGGCAACCATCCGCTCGAATGGGACTGCCGGAATGGCGTCGTGCAGCGATACGGACGAAAGCACGGCATTCCGACGCCGATCAGCGATCTGGTCGTGCCGCTGCTCGCGGCAGCGAGCGACGGGCCGGGCTAACAGCGAGGCATGCTCTATCCCGCCCGACCAGCGTGAATCCGCGCGGGAGACGGACCGGATGAGAGACGCCATGGCGGCCTGGCGGCTCGCCGTGTCCTGTCGCGCTACCGCAAGTAGGGCTTGATGTTCGTCAGCGCGCGGGAAACATACTCGTCCTTCTCCCCGACCGGCGCGACATAGTGCAGCGCGCCGCGCGCGGCGTCCTCCCCTTCGAGACGCGCGATGAGCCACGCGGCCAGATACGGCGAAGCAAGGCAGCCGCCCGCCGTGGCGACGTTACCTCGAGCGAAGAAGGGTTGATTCAGGACCTCGACGCCAGCCTCGATCACCCAGGGTTTGGTCGTGAGATCGGTGCAGGCCGGGATCGTGCCGAGCAACCCGAGCTTCGCCAGAATCAACGTGCCCGAACATTGCGCGCCGATCAACTGCCGGGCAGGGTCGAACCTGAACTGCGCCATCAGCGCCGCATCGTTGACGACGTCCCGCGTTTGAATACCGCTGCCGATGATGACGGCATCGGCAGCGCAGGCGTCCGCCAACGTCGATTGCGCATGCACGGTCACCCCGTTCATCGACGTGACGGAAGGCTCGGGGCACGCAAGGGTGACGCGCCAGCCGGGCTTCCTGATTCGATTGAGCACGCCGAGCGCAATGAGGGAGTCGAGCTCGTTGAAGCCCTGGAAGGTTACGATCGCGATGTGCATGGGGCACCCTGTCTCCAGTCAGTCGACGCATCTTGCCAGATTGCCGTCACCCGCGGCCCTGCTTTGCCGACAACTCAGTGTTACAGCCAGCAAGCCCCCCGCCCTCACCGTCAACTTCATACTCGTCTCCATTCGAGCCGCAGGCGAACTCGCGCCGCCAAAGCAATTTCTTGCGTCACATGAGCGCCCCGTGTCGAAAGCGACGCTAACGTATGACAAAAGAGCTTCCTCCCGCTCGGTACGAAGCAATCCCCTCACCACCCACGGCGCGCTCCAAACCAACCCGAATCCGGTAAAGATTTACCGATCGAACAAATTGTTACGGCCCGTTTCAAAGATGTTCAAATAGTAGGCTGCAGCCCCGCTATGCTTCCGTCACCCACAATAACGATCCCAATGGGGGGTGACATATGAACAACATCATCAAGAGCGCCCTGTGCGCCGCCTTCGTACCATTCGTCCTCGCTGGCTGCGGCGGCGGCGACGACGGGGGCGGCACGCAAACCGGTACGCTGCACGTCGCGATGACCGATGCGCCATCGTGCGGTTTCGACCATGTGTACGTCACCGTCTCGCAAGTCCGCGTCAACGCCAACGCGAACGCCGCCGACAACGACGCCGGCTGGTCGACCGTTTCCCTCGCGACGCCGCAGAAGATCGACCTGCTGTCGCTGACCAACGGTGTGCTCGCCGATCTCGGCCAGACCGCGCTGCCTGCCGGCCAGTATCAGCAGGTTCGGCTGGTCCTCGCGCAGAATCAAGGTAACAACCTCGCAAACTCCGTCGTCCCGACCGGCGGCGTGGAACAGGCGCTCGCCACCCCCAGTGCGACGCAAAGCGGCTACAAGATCATCCAGCCGTTCACGGTCCAGCCCAACACGCTCGTCGATCTCGTGCTCGACTTCAACGCGTGCAAGTCGATCGTGCAGCGCGGCAACGGCTCGTATGCGCTGAAACCCGTCGTCACCGCGATCCCGACCGTCGTGAGCGGCGCGATCTCCGGCTACGTCGCCTCGGCCGAAGCCGGCGCGACCGTTTATGCCGAACAAGGCGGCAAGGTCGTCCGCGGCACGGTGGCCGACAGTTCCGGGAAGTTCGTGCTGTCGCCGCTGATCCAGAGCTCGACGCAGGGCAACTACGATGTCGTGATCGTGCAGAACAACTTCGCGTCGGGCATCGTCCGCTCGGTGCCCGTGGTCGTGAACACGACCACGGCGGTGTCGGCCTCGACCGCACCGATTACGCTGCCTGCGTCGACGACGAGCACCGTCAGCGGTACGGTGACGGCCAGCGCGAACGCATTCGTGCGGGCGCTGCAGACGGTCGATGCGAACGCGTACGAGATCACGTCGATCAACGCGAACATGGACACCGGCGCCTATTCGCTGTCGGTGCCCGCGGCGGCGCCGATCGTCGGCACTTACTCGGGTTCGCTGCCGGTCGCACTGGCCGCGGCGCCGGCCGCCGCCGGTCAATATACGATCGAGGCCGACGCGGCATCGGGCGCGACCCAATCGGCAAACGTCAACGCAACGACCAGTCAGTCCAACGTCAACTTCGGTTTCTGACGCGCTGACGGCATCATCGAAAGGGCCGAAGGGCCCTTTCCTTCCAACGGGAGAACGAAGTGAAAAAAGGGGTTATCGCGTTGCTCGCAGCGGCGAGCATGGTGGGTGCGCTCAGCGGGTGCGTCGCCTACGTTCCGGGCCCGCCGGTCGTGGTCGCGCCGCAAGGCGGGCCGGGGAATGGATTCTGTCCGCCGGGACAGGCCAAGAAAGGCAACTGTTGACGACATGCCCGCGCATCGCGGGCATTTTTCATCCGTCGAGGGCGCCGGGCGGCGCGACGAATTCCCCGTTCTCCGCGTCGTCACTCCGCCATCCTCGGCGGCCACGCATGGCCTTCGGCCTGGCAATGCCGGCACCACGCATACAGCGCGTCGTACATGACGAGACCATGCTCGAGCATGTCGTGATCGTCGGAAAACATGTCCGACAGCCCGAGCGAAATCGCATAAAGCCCGCTGGATTGCGGCGTCAGATCGAGCCGCGACGTATCCGCGCCGCGAATGATGCGGGCCATGTGCTGCAGCGCCCGATCGTCGGCCAGACCATACTTGTCGAGAAACGCATCGAAACTGCATTGCTCGCCGACATGCGTCAATTCCACGCCCGGAATGTCGTACGGAATCGCACCGGTCTCGTTGGCGATCCGCAGCACGTCGCCCGGCGGGACGTACAGAAATTCGGGCGTCTCGTCGATAAAACGGGCAATGAGCCAGGGGCAGGCAACCCGGTCGATTTTCGGGCGTTGTCGCGTAATCCATTGCATGGCGGCCTCCACGGTCAGTGATGCAGCAGCGGGTACACGATCAGGCCGATCACGGCGGCCCCGCCCACGACCACCGGCTCCGACAGCTTCTTGAACCTGACCAGCAGCACGATCGCCGCGAGCGCCATCAAGGCGGTGGGCACATCGACGATCGAACGTCGGGCCAGCACGATCACCGACCCCGTGATCGCGCCGACAGCCGCGGCCGTCACGCCGTCGACGAATGCCAGGATCGCCGGCAGCCTGCCGTACTTCTTGAAGTAGGGGGCCGGCAACACGGTGAACAGGTAGCACGGCAGGAACGTGCCGGCCGCCGCCACGCATGCGCCCGGCAGCCCCGCCACCAGATAGCCGATGAAGCCCACCGTGATGACGACCGGGCCCGGCGTGATCATCGCGACGGCCACGGCATCGACGAACTGCTTCTCGTTGAGCCAATGGTGCTCGGTGACCACGCCCCCATAGAGGAACGGCACGATCGCGAGCCCCGAGCCGAACACGAAGGCGCCGGCCTTCGCAAAGAACGCGGCGAGTTGCGCGAGCTGCGGCCAGTCGACGATACCGAGCCATGCGCCGGTGGCGGAGACGGGCAACGCCACGGCCGCATCGACGCGCCGCTGGCGCAACCACCTGGGCGGCGCGCGCGTGAACCAGACGACCAGGCCCGCCGCGAGAAACAGCCACGCCACTTCCGATTCGGTGATCACCGTCACGGCAACCAGCGCGAGATAGATCGCCCACAGCAGCTTGTCGTGACCGATGCTTTTCGCGGTCAGCTTGCGCGCGCTGATCGCGATGATGCCGATCACCGCCGCGCCGACGCCGTAGAACACCGACTGCATCCACGTCAGGCCACCGAATCGCGTGTACGCATAGCCGAGCAGCACCACCATCAGAAACGACGGCAGCACGAACGCGATCCCGACCAGCGTGGCGCCGACGATACGGTAATGCACGTAGCCGAGATAGATCGCCAGTTGCGCGGCAAGCGGGCCCGGCGCGAGCTGCGCGAGCGCCAGGCCTTCCTTGTAGTCCGCGTCCGCGATCCATCCGCGCGTGTCCACGAGATCCCGATGCATGTAGCCGGCGAGCGCGACCGGCCCGCCGAAACCGGTCGCGCCGAGCCACGCGAAGTACCGGGTCAGTTGCCACAGCGTATAGGCCGGGCGGTCGCGATGTGTATTCATGTCGAGGCGCGCAGAAAGGTCAGGGGTTTCGATTGCCACGGAAATGCACGTACAACGAATCGAGTACGGCGCCGATCTCCACCAGGAGCGCATCGTCGTCGGCAAGACGCTTGCGGGCGCCCGCGAGAATGGCCTCGAATCCGCCGGCTTCCGGCACGGCGGCGCCGCCCACGTCCAGCGCATGCACCATGGCGCCCAACCGGACGAGCCCCGCGTTGTCGTCGAGTCCAAAGCTCTCGATCAGCACCTCGAACGACACGCGATCGCCCACATGCGTGAACGGGGCGCCGTCGAAATCGAAGCCCAGCGCGTCAGCCGGACAATCGGCGAGGTTGTCCAGCCACATGAAGCGCGCATGCGGATCGATGAAACGCCGAATCAGCCACGCGCTGGCGACGCGATCCACCCACAGGTGACGGCGCGTCGCCCACAGCCTGCCCTGATGTTGCGCGGGATCGCGACGCGGGATGCCGCGTTGAGCGGCATGCGGCTCGCCGGGAGAGCGCAACGCTTCGATCGCGGCGGTGAAATCCCGCCATTGCGCCTGCGCGCGCAGCGAGGTTTCGCCGGGAAAGAAATCGATGCTTCGAATGGCCTCGTACGTGCGAGCGTGGCGGCGTTGGAGGCGATTGAGATCGGCTGCCGCCAGATCCGGCAGCGTCTGGCGGGCCTCCGAAAGCTCGGCAAGCCACGCTGCGTAGTCGCCCGCGCGATCGAACAGCCGTTTGTACGCGTCTTCGTCGGCGGGATCGTCCGCACGGACATCCAGCAACCACGCCTGCCCGTCGCCGTTACGGGCCTCGTCGGCGAGCTCACGCAACTGCGCCGCCTGCTCGGCATGCGCCGGCAACAGGTAGGCACCGTCCCGCAGCGCACCACAGCCGAGCGCCTTGACGGTACGCCAGATGCGCATGCGGGCAGTCGCACCGGAGGTCGGCAGACTGACGATCAACAGCAGCCAGGAAGTCGGGACGGGATTCATGACGGCAGCATAGTGGGTCGTCACGAACACTGCAATTCAGTAGAGATCGCTACAAATTTTTGGCGGTAGACGGCTCTGCTCGATGCGTGGAGCAGGAACCCAGCAATGACGACAGTCGAAACTCCAGCGCCATCCGGATCGATATATCGGGGAAAAGGGCAGAACGTCCGGTATCACGTGAGCGCCCAAGTCGCGCGCGACGATATCGGAGCCCGCGCATCATGCCGTCATCGAGCGCGTGACCGACAACGCAGCAGATGGTTACGATATTCTGCGAATCGAGCGGTTCAACGCATACACTGAAAGCACGCGACGGCGAACTCCCGTCGATCCGTCCGCACGCTTTCCCCGACACCGTTCCGAATGCAACTGGACGGCAAACCCAGGCCCGCCCACGAAACCGCTCCAATGACAATCGATCCCGGCTCCATTCCTTACTATCTGGTCCTTCGTGCGGGCTGGCCGCCCTACGTGCTGAATTCGGATCGTCAGGTGCTCCGCCGTCAGGCGAGCCCGCTCTTGCTGGCATTCGCGCGCACGCGCGGAGCGATCGCACATGTCGACGACAGCGCGTGGAACGGCTTCTCCGACAGCGAAGGGCTCACGGTAGTCGAGCGTCGCGAAACCGGGTTCTTCTCGCTGGTCGCCGGGAACGAGACTGAACGTCAGTTGCAATTGCTGACGACCCTCTGACGTCGCCGCCCGCGCCGCGCCTGCGATCTGACCACTCGTCCATCGCATCGTGTACCGTGTGCCGGATGCGTGCTTGCACCAACCCGGAATAAATCGACCGCTCGGCAAACGATGCGCGTATGATGGGCTCATTCGAGCGATCAGCCGTTCTTTGAGCGTTCGCCCCTCCACCCGCCCGCTTGCTGCATCGCCCCTCCCTCGCGCTGCAACGTTGTCCCCTTCACCCATCGGCCCGCCCCTCGACGGGAATACTGGCCGGATGTGTTCGCCCATGCGACTCGTCGTGGCCGAACGCCAGGAGTTCGTCATGAGCATGCACGTCTATCGTGGATTCGAGATTTACCCATTGATCTACCCTCACGTGGCGGCGCCGCAGGGCTGCCCGCACAACTACGACGCCGGGTTCGACGCGGCGGTCAAGATTTGCCTGCGCGGCACCACCGATACGCTGACGCAGAGCCAGACTTTCCGGTTGCGCGACACCGCCCCGTTCGACAACGCCGGTGACGCCCGTCGTGCGTCAGTGCGCTATGCCGAGAACATCATCGACGACAATCGCGGCAAACAGGGATTCTTTTCGAGCGCGGGCTGATGCGTGCTCGCCGGTGCAACGCAATTTTTCGGCATTTTGGAGGACGAAATGATCATCGACGAACTGCTCGGCTTGATCAGACGAAATGAAGTCACGCGGATCGACACCGTCGTACCCGCCAGAATCGCCGATTCAGCGATGTGCCATCAACCCGAGCTGCACATGTTCATGGCCGTACGCGCGCTCTCGATCGGAGCAGGATATTCGGAATTCGAATCCGACGAGATTGCAAGCGCCGTCATGACACGGCTCGGCTAGCTTTTCGTTCAACCCGTTTTCAACAGGATCTACATGACGACAATTACGCTGAAGCTCAACGAACCGATCGATGTCGCCCTTCGGCGATTCCGGCGCGACATCGAGAAAACCGGGCTGATTCGCGAGTTGCGCGCTCGCACCGGCTACGAGAAGCCCACGACGGAGCGCAAGCGGAAAAAGGCCAGCGCCGTTGCCCGGCAGCGCTTGCGAGCAAAGCGCCTGCTGCCGCCCCGAAAAATGTACTAGGAGCCCATCGTGTCCAACATGCCGGCCGCGGCGCCTCCATTCTTCCCGCTGACGAAATGCGAAGTCGATTTCGATCAGCAGAACGACATGGTGACACTGCTGCCGAGCTTCTATGCATTCGGGTGCGAGTACACCAGCCGCGGCTTTCTGATCGGGCGCAGCGATGCGTTCAAGCTGATCGCGGCGATCGAGAAGGCGCTCAGCGTTCAGGGGTGAGTGTCCATCGCGCGGAATGCGACTGGCGCGATCACGTCGATGCGTCAGACATGACACGCGAACGCGGCTCGCGTTCGTATCGACATATCGGGTCGTGACCGGCCATCAAACCCGCGTGCCGGCTCGACGTTTCGACGCAGGCACGCCCCGCGACACGCTCCACCCAACGCCCAGGTGATAAGCTCGGCATCGACGCGCCGTCGCGCATCCCGTCACCCGACCGACCCTACGTCTGCCACGAGTCCGCCCATGCCCATCGCTCCTGCTGTCGTCTCCGCCTTCACGCCCACCGGCAAGCTTCGCGCATCGATCAACCTCGGCAACCCGATCCTCGCGAACCGCGACCCGGCAACGGGCGAACCGTTCGGCGTATCGATCGACCTCGCCCGTGCCTTCGCCGAGCGCCTGTCGGCCGACCTGGAACTCGTCGTGTTCGACGCCGCCGGCAAATCGGTGCAGGCGCTGACCGACGAGCGCGCCGATTTCGGCTTCTTCGCCGTCGATCCGCTGCGCGGCGAATCGGTCGCGTTCACCGCGCCGTACGTGCTGATCGAAGGCTTCTATCTCGTGCCGGATGCATCGCCGATCCGCACCAACGCGGACGTCGACCAGCCGCACAACCGCGTGGCCGTCGGCAAGGGCAGCGCGTACGACCTGTTCCTCACCCGCGAACTGAAAGCCGCGCAGATCGTGCGTGCGCCGACGTCGCAAGCCGTCGTGCCGACGTTCGTCGAGCAGCAGCTGGAAGTGGCGGCCGGCGTGAAGCAGCAGCTCGAAACCGACGCCGCGAAAACGCCCGGCCTGCGCCTGCTCGACGAGCGCTTCATGGTGATCCGGCAGGCGATGGGCGTGCCGAAGAGTCGCGGCGACGCGGCCGCCGCGGCACTGGCCGCGTTCGTCGAGGACATGAAGGCGTCGGGCTTCGTCGCCGATTCGCTGCGCCGGCACGGCATCACGGGCGCATCGGTCGCACCGGCGGGCTGATCGACAACCGCGCCGAAACCGGTACGGCCCAGCCAATCGGGCCGTGTCGCCGATCAGCGCTGTGCCGCGAGCGCTTCGGTGATCGCGAGGAATCGCGCGATATCGTCCGGCGCATGACAATGGAGCGGCGAGATCCGCACCGCGCCGACGAGCCCGAACGATTTCAGCATCCGGCCCGAGTACAGGCTCGACGCGACGCGCTCGTAGACGATCACACCGTGCTTCTCGTATTCCCGCACCGCTTGCGTCGGTTCGAGATGCGCGAAGCCGATCCCGACGATCAGGTCGCGCTGCGTCAGGTCGTCATGATCCCAGTAGACGTCGACGCCGTCGATCGCGCGCAAACCGTCGAGCAACGCGGCGAGCAGCGCGCGTTCATGCAGCTCGATCCGGTGCATACCTTCGACGAACAGCGCGCGCCGGTCGTCCGAATCGGTGAAATACCGGCCGATCCACGCCACGTAATCGACGATCGACGATACGACCGCAAATTGCGCGGGCGCCGGGCTGCCGAGTTCCCATACGCCGTTCTCCTTCGCGGCGAGCCGGTGATGCGGCAGCGCGGCCGCACGCGGCGACAGCCACGACATGCCCGAGCCGCGGCATCCGAAAAACTTGTACGGCGCGAAGTTGATCCCGTCGACCGGCGTGCGCTGCAGGTCGATGACCCCGTGCGGCGCATGCTGGACCGCGTCGACGACGATGAACAGGTCGGGCTTCTTCTCTCTCGCCCGCGCGACGATCGTCTCGATATCGAATTTCGCGCCGGAAATGTTCGACGCCGCCATCACGCTGAGCAGCGCGGTATCGGTGTCGACCAGCGCCACGATCGCGTCGACGTCCACGCCGCCGGTCTCAGGATTGCTCGGCGCGATGCGCAGCGTCTTGCCGGTCCGTTCCGCGTAAACCGTCATTGCATCGTAGGACGACGGGTGCTCGAGCACGGTCGTCACCGCGTTGGTGCCCGGCACGTTCTCCATGATCGCGCGCACCATGTCGAACATCGCGCCCGATGCGGTCAGCGACGCATACACGGTGCCGCCCTGCGCGTTCAGGATCGTGCGAACGTCGTCCTCGCCGCGCGACTGGATCGCCTGCAGATCGAGCGCCCGCGCATGGATACGCTCCGGGCAATCGGGCAGTGCATCGACCCGCGCGTACGCGTCGACTGCCGCCTTCAACCGGAACGACCCGCCCGCATTGTCGAAGAACAACCGCTCGCGGCCGTCGACGTCGCGATCGACGTGATGAAAGCGCGACTTGATCTGCTGCATCAACGCGTCGGGAAAAAGTGCGCCACGGGGACTGCTCATCTTCGATGCTCCTGTTTGCTTCGGAATGTTGTGCGATGCATGCATGGCGCGTTCAGCCGCGCAGCGATTCGACGTACGCGCGGCCCTTCTCCGCGTCGTACCGGCCTTCCCATTTCGCGATGACGAGCGGCGCCAGCGCATTGCCGACGACGTTCAGCGCGGTGCGGCCCATGTCCATGATCCGGTC encodes:
- a CDS encoding chromate resistance protein ChrB domain-containing protein codes for the protein MNPVPTSWLLLIVSLPTSGATARMRIWRTVKALGCGALRDGAYLLPAHAEQAAQLRELADEARNGDGQAWLLDVRADDPADEDAYKRLFDRAGDYAAWLAELSEARQTLPDLAAADLNRLQRRHARTYEAIRSIDFFPGETSLRAQAQWRDFTAAIEALRSPGEPHAAQRGIPRRDPAQHQGRLWATRRHLWVDRVASAWLIRRFIDPHARFMWLDNLADCPADALGFDFDGAPFTHVGDRVSFEVLIESFGLDDNAGLVRLGAMVHALDVGGAAVPEAGGFEAILAGARKRLADDDALLVEIGAVLDSLYVHFRGNRNP
- the rpsU gene encoding 30S ribosomal protein S21; the protein is MTTITLKLNEPIDVALRRFRRDIEKTGLIRELRARTGYEKPTTERKRKKASAVARQRLRAKRLLPPRKMY
- a CDS encoding ABC transporter substrate-binding protein, with amino-acid sequence MPIAPAVVSAFTPTGKLRASINLGNPILANRDPATGEPFGVSIDLARAFAERLSADLELVVFDAAGKSVQALTDERADFGFFAVDPLRGESVAFTAPYVLIEGFYLVPDASPIRTNADVDQPHNRVAVGKGSAYDLFLTRELKAAQIVRAPTSQAVVPTFVEQQLEVAAGVKQQLETDAAKTPGLRLLDERFMVIRQAMGVPKSRGDAAAAALAAFVEDMKASGFVADSLRRHGITGASVAPAG
- a CDS encoding aminotransferase class V-fold PLP-dependent enzyme, coding for MSSPRGALFPDALMQQIKSRFHHVDRDVDGRERLFFDNAGGSFRLKAAVDAYARVDALPDCPERIHARALDLQAIQSRGEDDVRTILNAQGGTVYASLTASGAMFDMVRAIMENVPGTNAVTTVLEHPSSYDAMTVYAERTGKTLRIAPSNPETGGVDVDAIVALVDTDTALLSVMAASNISGAKFDIETIVARAREKKPDLFIVVDAVQHAPHGVIDLQRTPVDGINFAPYKFFGCRGSGMSWLSPRAAALPHHRLAAKENGVWELGSPAPAQFAVVSSIVDYVAWIGRYFTDSDDRRALFVEGMHRIELHERALLAALLDGLRAIDGVDVYWDHDDLTQRDLIVGIGFAHLEPTQAVREYEKHGVIVYERVASSLYSGRMLKSFGLVGAVRISPLHCHAPDDIARFLAITEALAAQR